One part of the Salmo salar chromosome ssa10, Ssal_v3.1, whole genome shotgun sequence genome encodes these proteins:
- the LOC123724541 gene encoding keratin-associated protein 10-4 yields the protein MFSPSCFPPSCFPSSCFSCFPSSCFPSSCFSCFPPSCFPSSCFSCFPSSCFPSSCFPPSCFPSSCFPPSCFPSSCFPSSCFPSSCFPSSCFPSSCFPPSCFPPSCFPSSCFSCFPSSCFPPSCFPSSCFPPSCFPSSCFPPSCFPPSCFSCFPSSCFPSSCFPSSCFPSSCFPPSCFSCFPSSCFPSSCFPSSCFPSSCFPSSCFSCFPSSCFPSSCFPSSCFPSSCFPPSCFPPSCFPPSCFPPSCFPPSCFPPSCFPSSCFPSSCFPSSCFSCFPSSCFPSSCFPSSCFPSSCFPSSCFPSSCFSCFPSSCFPSSCFPSSCFPSSCFPSSCFPSSCFPPSCFPSSCFPPSCFPPSCFPSSCFPSSCFPPSCFPPSCFPSSCFPPSCFPPSCFPSSCFSCFPSSCFPPSCFPSSCFPSSCFPSSCFPSSCFPSSCFPPSCFPPSCFPPSCFPSSCFPSSCFPSSCFPSSCFPSSCFPSSCFPSSCFPSSCFPPSCFPPSCFPSSCFCCSLVVLCLCSHDSHTYILFKLHRGN from the exons ATGTTTTCCCCGTCATGTTTTCCCCCGTCATGTTTTCCCTCGTCATGTTTTTCATGTTTTCCCTCGTCATGTTTTCCCTCGTCATGTTTTTCATGTTTTCCCCCGTCATGTTTTCCCTCGTCATGTTTTTCATGTTTTCCCTCGTCATGTTTTCCCTCGTCATGTTTTCCCCCGTCATGTTTTCCCTCGTCATGTTTTCCCCCGTCATGTTTTCCCTCGTCATGTTTTCCCTCGTCATGTTTTCCCTCGTCATGTTTTCCCTCGTCATGTTTTCCCTCGTCATGTTTTCCCCCGTCATGTTTTCCCCCGTCATGTTTTCCCTCGTCATGTTTTTCATGTTTTCCCTCGTCATGTTTTCCCCCGTCATGTTTTCCCTCGTCATGTTTTCCCCCGTCATGTTTTCCCTCGTCATGTTTTCCCCCGTCATGTTTTCCCCCGTCATGTTTTTCATGTTTTCCCTCGTCATGTTTTCCCTCGTCATGTTTTCCCTCGTCATGTTTTCCCTCGTCATGTTTTCCCCCGTCATGTTTTTCATGTTTTCCCTCGTCATGTTTTCCCTCGTCATGTTTTCCCTCGTCATGTTTTCCCTCGTCATGTTTTCCCTCGTCATGTTTTTCATGTTTTCCCTCGTCATGTTTTCCCTCGTCATGTTTTCCCTCGTCATGTTTTCCCTCGTCATGTTTTCCCCCGTCATGTTTTCCCCCGTCATGTTTTCCCCCGTCATGTTTTCCCCCGTCATGTTTTCCCCCGTCATGTTTTCCCCCGTCATGTTTTCCCTCGTCATGTTTTCCCTCGTCATGTTTTCCCTCGTCATGTTTTTCATGTTTTCCCTCTTCATGTTTTCCCTCGTCATGTTTTCCCTCGTCATGTTTTCCCTCGTCATGTTTTCCCTCGTCATGTTTTCCCTCGTCATGTTTTTCATGTTTTCCCTCTTCATGTTTTCCCTCGTCATGTTTTCCCTCGTCATGTTTTCCCTCGTCATGTTTTCCCTCGTCATGTTTTCCCTCGTCATGTTTTCCCCCGTCATGTTTTCCCTCGTCATGTTTTCCCCCGTCATGTTTTCCCCCGTCATGTTTTCCCTCGTCATGTTTTCCCTCGTCATGTTTTCCCCCGTCATGTTTTCCCCCGTCATGTTTTCCCTCGTCATGTTTTCCCCCGTCATGTTTTCCCCCGTCATGTTTTCCCTCGTCATGTTTTTCATGTTTTCCCTCGTCATGTTTTCCCCCGTCATGTTTTCCCTCGTCATGTTTTCCCTCGTCATGTTTTCCCTCGTCATGTTTTCCCTCGTCATGTTTTCCCTCGTCATGTTTTCCCCCGTCATGTTTTCCCCCGTCATGTTTTCCCCCGTCATGTTTTCCCTCGTCATGTTTTCCCTCATCAT GTTTTCCCTCGTCATGTTTTCCCTCGTCATGTTTTCCCTCGTCATGTTTTCCCTCGTCATGTTTTCCCTCGTCATGTTTTCCCTCGTCATGTTTTCCCCCGTCATGTTTTCCCCCGTCATGTTTTCCCTCGTCATGTTTTTGTTGTTCTTTAGTTGTCCTTTGTCTCTGCTCACATGacagccatacatacatactatTCAAACTGCACAGAGGGAACTAA